The Patescibacteria group bacterium genome contains a region encoding:
- a CDS encoding valine--tRNA ligase — protein MNEITKAYLPNEVESEIAQKWAAAELGHAVGKVKKNVFTMMMPPANVTGALHLGHAITLTIEDILARFERMKGKDVLWLPGTDHAGIATQNVVEKRLLEKGISRENLGREKFVEKVWEWKDKYHARISDQIKKMGASCDWSREAFTLDDERSAAVTHAFVDLYKKKLIYRDKKLVNWCPRCQTVLSDIEVEHREEEGNLYFIRYFVSATDRSICVATTRPETMLGDTAVAVHPDDRRYQDFIGKTLILPIVNREIPVVADARVDPKFGTGAVKITPAHDPLDAEIGRTHKLPSIVVIGPHGKMTKHAGRRFVGMPLHEARKAVVKYLDDIGNLEKIEKHAHSVGHCSRCDATIEPLESMQWFVKMQPMAEKALKIVKKGQLEFVPARFEKEFTRWLDEIRDWCVSRQLWWGHQLPVWYCKKVPEFADKKNKKKEGCQRVIVSETPPKKCPTCGNLSLVRDSDVLDTWFSSGLWPFATLGWPKNTKDLKTFYPNSVLETGYDILFFWVARMVMLGAEFTGKAPFKTVYLHGLVRDEQGRKMSKSLGNGIDPLAMIEKYGTDALRLSLVVGSTPGTDLKFSETKVTGQRNFVNKLWNASRYVFGVLGDKKIEIPSDPAPHGLPDRWILSRLNRLILEANQAFEKYAFGEAAAKIQEFVWSDFCDWYLEITKDTPNKKLLAHVLAQILRLAHPFIPFATEKLWEKFFPNAKKPKLLATEKYPRSLKAHINPKIEEEMQIVIAIISAIRSVRNEMNVEPARQISAVVYAGKFEPFLKKQSSEIKKLARLSSLVVKKSGKKVENAVAKFEAGLEIYLPLAKLLDPKVEKKRLKADLKETEIYLAVIQKKLANEDFTARAPKNVVDAERAKLQSVEEKIAKIQERIKVLG, from the coding sequence ATGAATGAAATTACCAAGGCTTATCTCCCGAATGAGGTTGAGTCGGAAATCGCGCAGAAGTGGGCGGCGGCGGAACTTGGTCATGCTGTCGGCAAAGTGAAGAAAAATGTCTTCACGATGATGATGCCACCGGCGAATGTGACGGGCGCGCTGCATCTCGGGCACGCGATTACGCTGACGATTGAGGATATTCTTGCGCGTTTCGAACGGATGAAAGGCAAAGATGTTTTGTGGCTGCCCGGCACGGATCACGCCGGAATCGCGACGCAAAATGTCGTCGAGAAAAGGCTGCTCGAAAAAGGCATTTCCCGTGAGAATCTCGGTCGGGAGAAATTTGTCGAAAAAGTCTGGGAGTGGAAAGACAAATATCACGCTCGTATCTCCGATCAAATCAAAAAAATGGGCGCGAGCTGCGATTGGTCGCGTGAGGCTTTCACGCTCGACGACGAGCGTTCGGCTGCGGTCACGCACGCTTTCGTCGATCTTTACAAAAAGAAGCTGATTTACCGCGACAAAAAACTGGTGAATTGGTGTCCGCGTTGCCAGACGGTTTTGTCCGACATCGAAGTCGAGCACCGCGAAGAAGAAGGCAATCTTTATTTCATTCGCTATTTCGTCAGTGCGACGGATCGCTCGATTTGTGTCGCGACGACGCGACCAGAGACAATGCTCGGTGACACCGCTGTCGCAGTCCATCCGGACGACCGCCGTTATCAGGATTTCATCGGCAAAACCTTGATTCTGCCAATCGTGAATCGTGAGATTCCGGTCGTGGCTGATGCGCGCGTCGATCCGAAATTCGGCACAGGCGCGGTCAAAATCACGCCGGCGCACGATCCGCTCGACGCCGAAATTGGTCGCACGCACAAATTACCTTCCATTGTCGTGATCGGACCGCACGGCAAAATGACGAAGCACGCCGGTCGTCGTTTCGTCGGCATGCCTTTACACGAAGCGCGTAAAGCGGTCGTCAAATATCTCGACGACATCGGTAATTTGGAGAAAATTGAAAAGCACGCGCATTCCGTCGGGCACTGCTCGCGCTGCGACGCGACGATCGAGCCGCTGGAGTCGATGCAGTGGTTTGTCAAAATGCAGCCGATGGCAGAAAAGGCTTTGAAAATAGTCAAAAAAGGTCAGCTCGAATTCGTACCGGCGCGCTTCGAAAAAGAATTTACGCGCTGGCTCGATGAGATTCGTGATTGGTGTGTTTCGCGCCAGCTATGGTGGGGACATCAATTGCCAGTTTGGTATTGCAAAAAAGTCCCCGAATTCGCTGACAAGAAGAACAAAAAAAAGGAAGGTTGTCAGCGGGTGATTGTCTCCGAGACGCCACCGAAAAAATGCCCAACTTGTGGCAATCTCAGTTTGGTCCGCGATTCAGATGTACTCGACACTTGGTTTTCGAGTGGGCTGTGGCCATTCGCGACGCTCGGCTGGCCGAAGAATACCAAAGACCTCAAGACTTTTTATCCGAATTCAGTTCTCGAGACTGGCTACGATATTCTCTTTTTCTGGGTCGCGCGCATGGTCATGCTCGGCGCGGAATTCACTGGCAAAGCTCCATTCAAGACAGTTTATTTGCACGGACTCGTGCGTGATGAGCAGGGTCGCAAAATGTCGAAGAGTCTCGGCAATGGCATCGACCCGCTCGCGATGATTGAAAAATACGGCACGGACGCGCTGCGGCTTTCGCTCGTGGTCGGCTCGACGCCGGGCACGGATCTCAAATTCAGCGAGACGAAAGTCACTGGTCAACGCAATTTCGTCAATAAATTGTGGAATGCGTCGCGCTATGTCTTCGGAGTTTTGGGTGACAAAAAAATTGAAATTCCGTCTGATCCAGCGCCGCACGGTTTGCCCGACCGCTGGATTTTGTCGCGTCTGAATCGTCTCATTCTCGAAGCGAATCAGGCTTTCGAGAAATACGCTTTCGGTGAAGCCGCCGCCAAAATTCAGGAATTTGTGTGGAGTGATTTTTGCGATTGGTATCTCGAAATCACGAAAGACACGCCGAACAAGAAATTGCTCGCGCATGTCTTGGCGCAGATTCTCCGACTTGCGCATCCCTTCATTCCGTTTGCGACTGAGAAATTGTGGGAGAAATTCTTCCCAAATGCTAAGAAGCCGAAATTGCTCGCGACTGAAAAATACCCGCGTTCACTCAAAGCGCACATCAATCCGAAAATTGAAGAAGAGATGCAAATCGTGATTGCGATTATTTCCGCCATTCGCTCGGTGCGCAATGAAATGAATGTCGAGCCAGCGCGCCAAATTTCGGCGGTTGTCTACGCTGGGAAATTCGAACCATTTCTCAAAAAACAGTCGAGCGAGATTAAGAAGCTCGCGCGTCTGAGTTCGCTCGTCGTGAAGAAGAGCGGCAAAAAAGTTGAAAACGCCGTCGCGAAATTCGAAGCCGGGCTTGAGATTTACCTGCCGCTTGCGAAATTGCTCGACCCCAAAGTCGAAAAGAAAAGACTCAAAGCTGATCTCAAAGAGACGGAAATTTATCTCGCCGTCATTCAAAAAAAGCTCGCAAACGAAGACTTCACCGCGCGCGCGCCGAAAAATGTGGTCGATGCCGAGCGCGCGAAATTGCAATCCGTCGAGGAGAAAATCGCGAAAATTCAGGAACGCATTAAGGTTTTAGGCTGA
- a CDS encoding tyrosine/phenylalanine carboxypeptidase domain-containing protein, whose protein sequence is MKIFSNHGILGINARNLQYLHPFNRKKAVQMADSKLATKRFLAARGIPVPKIIATIRNHAEFEKFDFDGLPDSFVLKPNAGYGGEGIIVVKDKIIDGVWQKVGGAKITEAELREHIEDILDGEYSIANLPDIAFFEARIDSVEFIPGLAVEGLPDVRVIVHNLIPVMAMLRVPTPVSGGKANIHLGGIGLGIDLASGKTTYAVQFNRRLDELPGGMATAGYVIPEFDRILAIASAAQLHTNLGYLAADVVVDQKEGPVLLEVNARAGLSVQTANLAPLKKRLERIRGLKVDSPEKGVKLGKELFGKIQKQRKYPKKKIVDFIESAEILLKENLIYRVKVELDATHETSAVDAQLAEKLNLPRVGESVKNVHLKIIIAGERITTVAEKTDLSLANYKIILGRRDLTNFLINPVLREEKILPQESDSAVSSKIDFVAIDQKLSELDKKIKLLYFLKPTNLLAEKEKFFASKKYEPVFTYRKLAFVPQDLLDELAAIKLPETPLCAIFRDKKIEIRRKINLLAAIDTPDFSLKSRQLYGFPTEEDLAIARKQLAAKPKTFPAESATLDSAMAAGEFEKVFAQYGLKNWKVVLREDLVADALAGKSGTLFVRRAARWSPAGLRATIAHEIETHILRGENGSAQPFKIFARGFGNYLETEEGLAIFNQSLVLAKNSEKEFWPALNYLAVAESAEKSFRGIFNFVKKFGFDDERAWKTAVKIKRGLTDTAQKGGFTKEAIYFSGFRKIQKFAEDGGDLQKLYLGKIKIADLETLGKISSVRPPKILPEFYRN, encoded by the coding sequence TTGAAAATTTTTTCCAATCACGGCATCCTTGGAATCAATGCGCGGAATTTGCAGTATCTTCATCCTTTCAACCGCAAAAAGGCGGTGCAGATGGCGGACTCCAAATTGGCGACCAAACGCTTTCTGGCGGCGCGCGGCATTCCTGTCCCGAAGATTATTGCGACGATTCGCAATCACGCTGAATTTGAAAAGTTTGATTTTGACGGCTTGCCGGATTCATTCGTACTGAAACCAAATGCTGGTTACGGCGGCGAGGGAATCATCGTCGTGAAAGACAAAATTATCGATGGCGTTTGGCAAAAAGTCGGCGGTGCCAAAATCACCGAAGCCGAATTGCGCGAGCACATCGAGGATATTTTGGACGGTGAATATTCCATCGCCAATTTACCGGATATCGCTTTTTTCGAAGCGCGCATTGATTCGGTCGAATTCATTCCGGGCTTGGCAGTCGAAGGTTTGCCGGATGTGCGCGTCATCGTCCACAATCTCATTCCAGTCATGGCGATGCTGCGTGTGCCGACGCCGGTGAGTGGCGGCAAGGCGAATATCCACCTCGGCGGAATCGGGCTCGGCATCGATTTGGCTTCCGGTAAAACGACTTACGCCGTCCAATTCAATCGCCGACTCGACGAATTGCCGGGCGGCATGGCGACGGCTGGTTATGTGATTCCTGAGTTCGACCGCATTCTCGCGATTGCGAGCGCAGCGCAGCTCCACACGAATCTCGGCTACCTCGCGGCAGATGTCGTCGTCGATCAAAAAGAAGGACCGGTCTTGCTTGAGGTGAATGCGCGCGCCGGTTTGTCAGTGCAAACTGCGAATCTCGCGCCGCTCAAAAAACGCCTCGAACGGATTCGTGGTTTGAAAGTTGATTCGCCGGAAAAGGGCGTGAAGCTCGGCAAGGAGCTTTTCGGCAAAATTCAAAAACAACGGAAATATCCCAAGAAAAAGATTGTGGATTTCATCGAATCGGCAGAAATTCTCCTTAAAGAAAATCTGATTTACCGCGTCAAGGTCGAGCTCGATGCGACGCACGAGACGAGCGCGGTTGATGCACAATTAGCTGAGAAATTGAATCTGCCGCGCGTCGGCGAAAGTGTCAAAAATGTTCACCTCAAAATTATCATCGCGGGTGAGCGCATCACGACCGTCGCGGAAAAGACCGATTTGAGTTTAGCCAATTACAAAATTATTCTCGGACGGCGCGATCTCACCAATTTCCTCATCAATCCGGTTTTGCGCGAGGAGAAAATTTTGCCGCAAGAAAGTGATTCCGCCGTCTCGTCCAAGATCGACTTCGTCGCAATCGACCAAAAGCTGTCCGAGCTCGACAAAAAAATCAAGCTTCTATATTTCCTGAAACCGACCAATTTGCTTGCGGAAAAAGAGAAATTTTTCGCCTCCAAAAAATACGAGCCGGTTTTCACCTATCGCAAATTAGCTTTCGTGCCGCAAGATTTGCTCGACGAGCTGGCCGCGATCAAGCTCCCGGAGACGCCGCTTTGCGCGATTTTTCGCGACAAAAAAATTGAAATTCGGCGCAAAATTAATCTACTCGCAGCAATCGACACACCGGATTTTTCACTGAAATCCAGGCAACTTTACGGTTTTCCGACCGAGGAAGATCTCGCCATCGCGCGCAAGCAGCTCGCCGCCAAACCAAAAACATTTCCAGCCGAAAGTGCGACGCTTGATTCCGCCATGGCGGCAGGGGAATTCGAAAAAGTCTTCGCTCAATATGGTCTCAAAAATTGGAAAGTTGTCTTGCGCGAGGATCTCGTCGCGGACGCGCTCGCCGGGAAATCCGGCACGCTTTTCGTGCGGCGTGCGGCGCGTTGGTCGCCGGCAGGTTTGCGCGCGACAATCGCGCACGAAATCGAGACGCACATTTTGCGCGGTGAAAATGGTAGTGCGCAGCCTTTCAAAATTTTCGCGCGGGGTTTCGGCAATTATCTCGAGACCGAAGAAGGCTTGGCGATTTTCAATCAAAGCTTAGTTCTCGCCAAAAATTCCGAGAAAGAATTTTGGCCGGCACTGAATTATCTTGCGGTCGCTGAATCGGCGGAAAAATCTTTCCGGGGAATTTTCAACTTCGTCAAAAAATTCGGCTTCGACGACGAACGCGCCTGGAAAACAGCGGTCAAAATCAAACGCGGTTTGACCGACACGGCGCAAAAAGGCGGCTTCACGAAAGAAGCGATTTACTTTTCCGGCTTCCGCAAAATTCAAAAGTTCGCCGAAGACGGCGGCGACCTCCAGAAACTTTACCTCGGCAAAATCAAAATCGCCGACCTCGAAACACTCGGGAAAATTTCCTCAGTCCGTCCGCCCAAAATTCTGCCGGAGTTTTACAGAAACTAA
- a CDS encoding four helix bundle protein, producing MVAVYDYRELKVWQAAEDVFEMVCDDVKEFPKNKIAWIIEDQIVRSSGSIGANIAEGFSRKTKNDIIHFFIIARGSAAETEVWILRAEKQKLISALRREKYFQKLNEIKKMINSFNCKLRNSTCT from the coding sequence ATGGTTGCGGTTTATGATTATCGTGAATTAAAAGTTTGGCAAGCGGCGGAAGATGTGTTTGAGATGGTTTGTGATGATGTTAAAGAATTTCCTAAAAATAAAATTGCTTGGATTATCGAAGATCAAATCGTGCGCTCCTCTGGTTCGATTGGTGCCAATATTGCGGAAGGCTTCAGCCGGAAAACAAAAAATGACATAATCCACTTCTTCATCATCGCGCGTGGTTCGGCTGCCGAAACCGAAGTCTGGATACTGAGAGCAGAAAAGCAAAAGCTTATTTCAGCGCTGAGACGAGAAAAATATTTTCAAAAACTTAATGAAATCAAAAAGATGATAAATTCTTTCAACTGCAAGCTTAGAAATTCTACTTGCACTTAA
- the leuD gene encoding 3-isopropylmalate dehydratase small subunit (catalyzes the isomerization between 2-isopropylmalate and 3-isopropylmalate in leucine biosynthesis): protein MKNISGSAQIFARDDIDTDLIIPAKYLTSSDSAELAAHALEALGGAKLNSAENPIVIAGKNFGCGSSREHAVWALVGAGVQAVIAESFARIFFRNSINFGLPTFVLADAAAKFAENDALEIDFANSKIKNLTQKTEFTVEPLPEFLQNIVAAGGLLNQVG, encoded by the coding sequence ATGAAAAATATTTCTGGCTCCGCGCAAATTTTCGCGCGAGACGACATCGATACCGACCTCATCATCCCGGCGAAATATCTGACTTCGTCGGATTCCGCTGAGCTGGCGGCGCATGCGCTCGAGGCGCTCGGCGGCGCGAAATTAAATTCCGCCGAAAATCCAATCGTCATCGCGGGCAAAAATTTCGGCTGCGGTTCGAGTCGCGAACACGCCGTGTGGGCGCTCGTCGGCGCAGGAGTGCAGGCGGTGATTGCCGAATCATTCGCGCGGATTTTTTTTCGCAACTCAATCAATTTCGGTCTGCCGACTTTCGTGCTCGCTGATGCTGCCGCCAAATTCGCCGAGAACGATGCGCTCGAGATTGATTTCGCTAATTCCAAAATCAAGAATTTGACGCAAAAAACTGAATTTACAGTTGAGCCGCTGCCGGAATTTTTACAGAACATCGTCGCGGCGGGCGGACTTTTGAACCAGGTTGGCTAA
- a CDS encoding GatB/YqeY domain-containing protein, with protein sequence MNLKNRIVAELTDAMKNSREVEKQTLRMLKAEIMKAEVAGAQKVELADGEILKIIKRLVKQRRDSIEQFEQGNRPELAAIEKAEIEVLEKYLPAQLSEEKIAEIVAMKKAELGITDKAKMGILVGAVMKVVGDSADGATVKSLVVKSLSL encoded by the coding sequence ATGAACCTCAAAAACCGAATTGTCGCCGAATTGACCGATGCGATGAAAAATTCGCGCGAGGTCGAGAAGCAGACTCTACGCATGTTGAAAGCGGAAATTATGAAGGCTGAAGTTGCTGGTGCGCAAAAAGTTGAGCTCGCAGACGGTGAGATTCTCAAAATTATCAAAAGACTGGTGAAGCAGCGGCGTGACTCAATCGAGCAATTCGAGCAAGGTAACCGTCCAGAATTAGCAGCAATCGAAAAAGCTGAGATTGAGGTGCTTGAGAAGTATTTGCCCGCGCAGCTGTCCGAGGAAAAAATCGCTGAAATCGTTGCCATGAAAAAAGCCGAACTCGGAATTACCGACAAAGCCAAGATGGGAATCTTGGTCGGCGCGGTAATGAAAGTGGTCGGGGATAGTGCGGACGGCGCGACGGTTAAGTCCTTAGTTGTTAAGTCTTTAAGTCTTTGA
- a CDS encoding 2-isopropylmalate synthase: protein MTKTIKIFDTTLRDGEQCPGASLNHDEKLKIAAQLEKLGVDIIEAGFPIASPDDFRAVNEIAKLVKKSTVCGLARAIEKDIQTAFEAVKPAKKKRIHLFLATSDMHLKYKLKMSRAEALVRIQEMVSFAKNLTADIEFSPEDASRSDPKFLYQALEIAIRSGAQTLNIPDTVGYSTPTEFGNFIKNIRKNVRGVKDVVISVHCHDDLGLAVANSLAAVENGARQVECTMNGIGERAGNTSLEEVVMAIKTRQDFFQLKTNVKPKEIFRTSRLVSSLTGFVVPPNKAIVGSNAFAHESGIHQHGILAKRETYEIMKAEDVGVERNRLVLGKHSGRAALIARMNELGFKLTQNELDKSFERFKILADKKKEIFDEDLEALVVNEISEATAEWKVESVEVTAGTGKKPKAAIALRNSAGKIFKQKSGGTGPVDAAYSAVNKIVGEKVKLLEFRMDAVSEGIDAQATVAVKVETAAGRIYSGKGSHTDIVVASVKSYLNALNKIIAGKERLKIVL, encoded by the coding sequence ATGACTAAAACCATCAAAATTTTCGACACGACACTGCGTGACGGCGAGCAATGTCCCGGCGCGAGCTTGAATCACGATGAGAAATTGAAAATCGCAGCGCAGCTCGAAAAGCTCGGCGTCGACATCATCGAAGCAGGTTTCCCGATTGCGAGTCCGGACGATTTTCGCGCAGTCAATGAAATCGCCAAACTGGTGAAGAAATCGACGGTCTGCGGCTTGGCGCGCGCGATTGAAAAAGACATTCAAACTGCTTTCGAAGCGGTGAAGCCCGCCAAGAAAAAACGCATCCATCTTTTTCTGGCGACGAGCGACATGCATTTGAAATACAAATTGAAGATGAGCCGCGCCGAAGCTCTGGTCAGGATCCAGGAAATGGTCAGCTTCGCGAAAAATCTAACCGCCGACATCGAATTCAGCCCGGAAGATGCGAGCCGCTCTGATCCGAAATTTCTTTATCAGGCACTCGAGATCGCGATCCGATCTGGCGCGCAGACTCTGAATATTCCGGACACCGTCGGCTATTCCACTCCAACTGAATTCGGTAATTTCATTAAAAATATACGGAAAAATGTGCGCGGCGTGAAAGATGTCGTAATTTCAGTGCATTGCCACGATGACCTCGGTCTCGCCGTCGCGAATTCGCTCGCCGCCGTCGAAAACGGCGCACGCCAAGTCGAATGCACGATGAATGGCATCGGCGAGCGCGCGGGCAACACGAGTCTCGAAGAAGTCGTGATGGCGATTAAAACGCGCCAGGATTTTTTCCAGCTGAAGACCAATGTGAAACCGAAAGAAATTTTTCGGACGAGCCGCTTAGTCTCGAGTCTGACTGGCTTCGTCGTGCCACCGAATAAAGCGATTGTCGGCTCGAATGCTTTCGCGCACGAATCAGGCATTCACCAGCACGGCATCTTGGCGAAACGCGAAACTTACGAAATCATGAAAGCCGAAGATGTCGGTGTCGAGCGAAACAGATTGGTACTCGGCAAACATTCCGGACGCGCCGCGCTGATCGCGCGGATGAATGAGCTCGGATTCAAATTGACGCAGAACGAACTCGACAAATCGTTCGAGCGCTTCAAAATTTTGGCAGACAAGAAAAAAGAAATCTTCGACGAGGACTTGGAAGCTTTGGTCGTGAATGAAATTTCGGAAGCGACGGCGGAATGGAAAGTCGAATCGGTCGAAGTCACAGCCGGCACGGGCAAGAAACCAAAAGCGGCAATCGCGCTGCGCAATTCTGCCGGCAAGATTTTCAAGCAAAAATCCGGCGGAACTGGTCCGGTCGATGCTGCTTATTCGGCGGTGAATAAAATCGTCGGCGAAAAAGTAAAGCTGCTCGAATTCCGCATGGACGCCGTGAGCGAAGGCATCGACGCGCAAGCGACTGTCGCGGTGAAAGTCGAGACGGCAGCCGGACGGATTTATTCCGGCAAGGGCAGCCACACCGACATCGTCGTCGCGAGTGTGAAAAGTTATCTGAACGCGCTGAATAAAATCATCGCAGGAAAAGAGCGATTGAAAATAGTCTTATGA
- a CDS encoding glycosyltransferase, which translates to MKLSIIILDFAKSTRALENIAALLRQKTNFDFEIVVAVNAATDAKKQKFAGLVSQPKIKLIFNTENLGYPRGINEAVKKSSGEILAIVNPDIICREENSLQKLVDFFARDAEIGVLAPRQIRDTDGATEMTMRAFPKLSNQVARRTFLRRLPILRERVAYDECRDLDLAQIQKVDWLQSSFWLVARDLWEELGGLDERFFLFMSDPDFCRRTWEANKTVVFLPEVTVAADGVRCSSGGFLAFFQKWTLRQHLRDAWKYSRKWRGKKSPRN; encoded by the coding sequence ATGAAGCTCTCAATCATCATTCTCGACTTCGCCAAATCGACGCGCGCGCTCGAAAATATCGCTGCGCTCCTGCGCCAAAAAACGAATTTTGATTTTGAAATTGTCGTCGCCGTGAATGCCGCGACTGATGCCAAAAAACAGAAATTCGCGGGACTCGTCAGTCAGCCGAAAATTAAATTGATTTTTAACACTGAAAATCTAGGCTATCCGCGCGGAATCAATGAGGCGGTCAAAAAATCGAGTGGTGAAATTTTGGCAATCGTAAATCCTGACATCATTTGTCGCGAGGAAAACTCGCTACAAAAATTGGTCGATTTCTTCGCGCGAGATGCGGAGATCGGCGTACTCGCACCGCGCCAAATTCGCGACACCGACGGCGCGACTGAGATGACGATGCGCGCTTTCCCGAAATTATCGAATCAAGTTGCACGCCGAACTTTTTTGCGTCGCTTGCCAATCCTGCGCGAGCGCGTCGCCTACGACGAATGCCGTGATCTCGATCTTGCGCAAATCCAAAAAGTCGATTGGCTGCAATCAAGCTTTTGGCTCGTCGCACGCGATCTTTGGGAAGAATTGGGCGGACTCGATGAGCGCTTTTTTCTGTTCATGTCCGACCCGGATTTTTGCCGACGCACTTGGGAGGCTAATAAAACAGTTGTTTTTTTACCTGAAGTCACTGTCGCGGCGGACGGCGTGCGCTGCTCCTCAGGTGGCTTCCTCGCTTTTTTCCAGAAGTGGACACTGCGCCAACACCTGCGCGATGCCTGGAAATACAGTCGAAAATGGCGTGGCAAAAAAAGTCCGCGGAATTAG
- a CDS encoding FumA C-terminus/TtdB family hydratase beta subunit produces MFAQNILELIRAAATNLPTDVVEALLAAKNRETNPRGKLTLGIILQNIALAKKLNRPLCQDTGSLTFFVKAEPQSWSKIAKAIDAATRKATKIGLLRPNSVDSVSGKNLGNIPKIEFESKSSSGSLSRREAFGLRKRGAVEISLLLKGGGSENVSAQVALPLETKSGLAGRDLAGVKKAALAILESSVGKGCPPGIVSIVIGGDRAEAFKIAKKNLLQKIGTPNSDSKLAKLEAEILRSINSSKIGPGGLGGQTTLLDCRIASLPRHPACFFVTLAYSCWATRRGKIILDAKGQILRNNYSKKLTHHLGGELTSVIEKAKKIQLPISEKAVRELRAGELVAISGRIFTARDQVHNFVVEGGSLTPELTRGLKGSGVFHAGPIAILRNKKWKIVAAGPTTSARLDVFTPKFLEKTGARVLIGKGGMGAATAQALQKFGAVYCHAIGGAAAFYADAIREVRGVDFLDEFGMPEALWELEVENMLAIVGMDARGGVIR; encoded by the coding sequence GTGTTCGCTCAGAATATTCTCGAACTGATTCGCGCGGCAGCGACGAATTTGCCGACGGATGTCGTGGAGGCTTTGCTCGCGGCAAAAAATCGGGAAACCAATCCACGCGGGAAATTAACGCTCGGGATCATTCTCCAAAACATCGCGCTGGCAAAAAAATTAAACCGACCGCTTTGCCAAGACACCGGCTCACTCACTTTTTTCGTCAAGGCTGAGCCTCAGAGCTGGTCGAAAATCGCGAAGGCGATTGACGCAGCGACGCGCAAAGCTACGAAAATAGGTCTTTTGCGACCGAACTCAGTTGACTCTGTTTCAGGTAAAAATCTAGGCAACATTCCGAAAATCGAATTCGAATCTAAAAGCTCTTCAGGTTCTCTTTCCCGAAGGGAAGCCTTCGGCTTACGAAAGAGGGGAGCTGTCGAAATTTCGCTTTTGCTGAAAGGTGGTGGGAGTGAAAATGTCTCGGCTCAAGTTGCTTTGCCGCTCGAAACCAAATCCGGACTCGCCGGGCGCGATTTAGCGGGCGTGAAAAAGGCGGCGCTCGCAATTCTCGAAAGCTCCGTCGGCAAAGGCTGCCCGCCTGGAATTGTTTCGATCGTGATTGGGGGAGACCGTGCCGAGGCTTTCAAAATTGCTAAAAAAAATCTGCTCCAAAAAATCGGTACGCCAAATTCTGATTCAAAATTAGCGAAGTTGGAGGCTGAAATTCTGCGCTCAATCAATTCCAGCAAAATTGGACCGGGTGGACTCGGCGGTCAGACGACTTTACTCGATTGTCGTATCGCCTCGCTCCCGCGCCATCCGGCCTGTTTTTTCGTGACTTTGGCTTATTCCTGCTGGGCGACTCGGCGTGGCAAAATTATTCTCGACGCAAAAGGTCAAATTCTTAGAAATAATTATTCCAAAAAGTTAACTCACCACCTAGGTGGTGAGTTAACCTCTGTTATTGAAAAAGCTAAGAAAATTCAGCTGCCGATTTCCGAAAAGGCCGTGCGTGAATTACGAGCGGGGGAGCTGGTCGCGATTTCCGGTCGGATTTTCACGGCGCGAGATCAAGTGCACAATTTTGTAGTGGAAGGTGGTTCTTTAACCCCCGAGTTAACTCGGGGGTTAAAGGGTTCTGGTGTTTTTCATGCCGGACCGATTGCCATTCTCCGAAATAAAAAATGGAAAATCGTCGCGGCTGGTCCGACGACTTCGGCGCGGCTTGATGTATTCACACCCAAGTTTCTCGAAAAAACTGGCGCGCGCGTTTTGATCGGCAAAGGTGGGATGGGCGCAGCGACGGCGCAAGCTTTGCAAAAGTTCGGCGCGGTTTACTGTCACGCGATTGGCGGCGCGGCGGCTTTTTATGCTGACGCGATTCGCGAAGTTCGCGGTGTCGATTTTCTCGATGAGTTCGGCATGCCGGAAGCGCTGTGGGAATTGGAAGTCGAGAATATGCTCGCGATTGTAGGGATGGACGCGCGAGGTGGCGTGATTAGATAA